The Festucalex cinctus isolate MCC-2025b chromosome 16, RoL_Fcin_1.0, whole genome shotgun sequence sequence acatcaatgtgctggagcttcgggcggtgtacttggcactcatgcacttcttgccatacctgagcggacggcatgttctcatacggtcggacaacaccacGACCGTGTTTCAAATAAACCGTCAGGGCGGCGTCAGGTCCGCCCGTCTGTTGGAGACCTCCCAGCACcttctcaggtgggctgctccccgtctggccagtctacgggccacctatctgccggcggttcggaaccagctcgcgggctctctctctcccgtcggggtcctcctccgggagagtggcgcctccacccagaggtggtgcgcatgatttggagcagcttcggcacggcggaggtcaatctctttgcctccgaggactcgacccactgcccactttggttttccctgagcaaggccaccagccctctgggtctgaatgcactggcgcagccgtggccggagtgccttctctacgcctttccgccgctccctctgatatggctgacgcttcagagagttcttcaggaggggcacacgctgttgctgatggcccccttctggccggcccggacgtggttccccctgctccgtcaactgtgctccggcgagccgtggcgtctccccgacagggaggacctgttgtctcaacagggaggtcggggttggcatcccgaccctcggcgccttcgcttatgtgtttggccactgaggggccccaactgctgctgaccggctgtacagagtctgtcacgcggaccattcttaatgcgagggcaccgtccactcggctacagtatgccaacaggtggaagttgtttgtggcgtggtgcggagaacgcggggtggaccctgtttcgtgttccatccccaccatcctggatttcttgcagtccctcctggataagggcaggtctcagtcgactctgaaggtgtatgtggcagctatttctgcccagtatgttggtgctgatggcggctccgtggggcgccatgacctggtgtccttgttcctcagaggggctctgcgtcttcgtccccgcccggctcctcgggttccggcgtgggatctgcagttggtgctggacggcctgtgcaggcctcccttcgagcccctggcgggggcggaccttctgtgggtgtcgcgcaagactgcactcttgctcgccgttgcctccgccaagcgcgtcagcgacctacacgctttatcggttagccctgaatgcctgcgatggcacccggatggcgccggcgtcactctgtggccgaacactgccttcattcccaaggtgttgtctggctctcgttctaaccagcctctacggcttaaacgttatgtacccactcctgctgatggcggggacaggccggagctcttgtgtccggtgagagccttgcagtgttacattgaCGCTACGGCGGACATTTGTACGTCtgcccagctttttgtttgttatggtggtcctaccaagggctccgctctctccaagcagcgCTTGTCTCACTGGGTCGTGGATGCCATTCGCCATTCCTTCCTGCTGTCTGGCCGCCCCCTGCCGTCAGGGGTGcgctgtcactccaccaggagcgttgccacgtcttgggccgccctgaggggtgtttccctggaggatatctgtgctgctgcctcatgggcgacgccttgcaccttctccaggttttatagcgtggatgtcgcctctccccatccgcttggcgtgatcttgggtcctgctagggcttctcagtgaggtttgtgtctgagatccctcgcgactacgccggtattagtcattcagtgcttaaagcaccgccttctggcggtcgggagggacgaaatagaacgaaagttacaactgtaactacggttctatgagtcccggacgaccgccagggcgtcctgtcgctcggaatcctcgtgttcacgcgagaagattccgtaggaaacgaaccttgggtgacaccggaacttatacccttctagggtcacccaggggtcacaggtgactaatttggtatgcattactcgaactgcgcatgcgcgaaaggaacattcagtgcttaaagcaccgccttctggcggtcgtccgggactcatagaaccgtagttacagttgtaactttcgttacgttcaaggctcaagtgcggtccaaaaaaaatagtacgattaatctgcgttaatatgtgattaacttttttctgtgattaattaatctattaacgctttaactttgacagccctaattttaagtcaagtcatctaaGTCATCTAACCTTTTTCGACattcaatttatttatatatatatatatatatgtgtatgtatatatatatatatatatatatatatatatatacatatatacatatatatacacatatatacatatatatacacatatatacatatatatacacatatatacatatatatacacatatatatatacacacatacatatatatatatatatatacacatatatatacacacatacatatatatatatatacacacacacacatatacatatatatatatatatatatacacacacacactatacacacacacacacacacatatatatatatatatatatatatatatatatatatatatatatatatatatatatatatatatatatatatatacacacacacatatatatacacacatatatatatattttttttattttattttattttactttccacaCAGGAGAACCCAGACAGATTCAAACCCAACACCTCTcacctgtgaggcagacatactAACCCCTAAGTCAACCGTGATGAAGAgaaccattatttttcacagtGGTGCTTCTTACCAATTGGTAGCGCAAACACATTCGGGAGCGTCCTGGTGCTGTAGAACATGAGGTGAAACTGAGACGTGCACATCAAGCAGAAGAGGAGCGCCACCGTGGAGCCAAATTGCCTCCTCACCTCTCGCTGCATGTGGCATAATGCAGCGATCACGCACACTCCCAGAGAGGCTCGGACTGAACATAACCACAAAACGACATCATAAGATGGAGTTCTGTCAACTTGGCGACATGTGACGAACGTACTGATGAGTTGTGAGGAGAATTTTGGAGCGTCCAGCAGAGAAGACAGAAACACAACAGGGGAGCAAAGGATGCAGATGAGCAGGGGTCCAATGAAGGTTCGTGGAACCACACCAGGGAACTCATGATGGTCATACTGAAAGAAATCATCAGCAATCATGGGAAACATTAGGGCTGGGAAACATCCACATTTCGCATTCCAATGCCAATTTATTCAGCTCATATAATACCTGggcaaatatttttatattcccTAAATTTCTCCAATTccacattttgaatgaaaaaaaaaaaatctttaaaatggtGACATTTTCCAAATTTAACCTTCATATTCGTACAATCTTAATCAATCAAGCCAGACCAACTGTTCAGCATTCAACACATGTTAAAAATGATCTGTCACTTGTCACTATCATCAAATTTTACCAATAATTCAGACTTTCCACAAATTGACTAAATCAGTTAGGGTTACTTCACATTTTCTTCTGAATGCCAAACAGTCCGTTTAAAATAAGATTACCCTGTCTATCTAAATATCTTAAATTCTTTCGAGACATTCGTGGCATTCCAAGAAATCCAAATTTTAACATGATTCAACATTTTCGCGTCTTCTAGTTCACGACATGTCATCATATGatttaacaacatttaaagtgtatttagtgTCTTGTTTACAATTTTAGccttagcctgttagcttccaaTGCAACACGTGCGGCTCCGTACCTTGTCAAATTCAAACGTGTGATACAAGAGGTCGTGGGCCGCTTGCAAGTTGAAGCTTTCCTCCACTTTGGTGAACGGACAGATGAATAAGTGTAACAAAACCACGGACGTTAATAAAAACAGAGGCGGGAGCCccaaaacattcattttttcaGCCATGACAGCTACACGCTGCAGGATGGCCGCAACTTCCGGTTTAAACGGATGTGACCTTTCACACtcgttttgtatttttaaaacattatgcatttatttcgtATTATATTAAATAcgatattattttaaaattaactaaTGTATTTGGAAGAAGGGATGGCATCTACTATTAAATTTCGCGTGCGTGAATTTAGACGCCCCGAGCGTGGCGGCAGGTGATTGGCTTTCCGTTTAATTGACAGACACAAAAAGCCAATCGATACAAGCCACAATTCGAACAAGGGGGCTGAAGCGGAAAACTGGAAGTCCATCGTCTCCTCAGCCGGCATGTAAATATTACTTTATCGCGCGTTGTAATTAAACGCTCCCTCTTATTCCTTCTTAAGGACGGTACAGTTAGTCCGCTGTGTGCAACACTACGAgaacaaaaataacaacattAAGAGAAAGTTCGTTGTAGGGTGGATTTTACTGTGTGTCCTGATGAAACGGTGAAATGCTGCCCACGGGTCCAGAGCTGCGACTTCTCGGgtttttgtcctgttttgttttacttttccaAGTCACGAACGCAAAGAgggatttaaaaagtgcatgtgTTAACTGCCAGCGGATtactgaaaatttccaaaaggTAAGCACTGTCCTGTTCTAATGAATAAGTGAGTCTAAATGTAGATTCCACAtcttgcaatttttttcttctttttttacgtTTGGGTGTATTTTTAGGGCTATGAGAAAACTGCAAATCAAAATTTTGGTGGCGGCAACACAGCCTGGGAGGAAAGGAAACTGTCCAAATATGAGACAAGGTGAGACCAAACTCCCAGGTCAGCCTGGTACCCTCACAAATATCACATTCTTGCATCCAAAACAAACTCGGAACCAcatgcaaataaaatattacatatatGTCATTCCAGAAATTGAGGTACGTTTTCTGTCATCAAAGAAACTTTGAATAATCCACGCCCAATTTACAAGAGCAGACTTGTGTAAATAATTTGTTGTCCTGATTCATTACTTAATTCTGCATTTTACAGTGAGATCCGACTGATGGAGATCGTCGAGGGGCTGTGTGACAGCAGCAGCTTCGAGTGCAACCAGATGCTAGAAGAACACGAGGAGCTGTTGGAgacatggtggtttaaaaggTTCGTGGAAGTGGACCCAAAATGTTGATCAAAGCATCTGCtcgatcttttttgttttttttccctgtttgaaATGTAGGAAAACGAAACATCCTGATTTGCATAAATGGTTCTGCATTGACACCATCAAAGTGTGCTGTCCAAAAGGCACATTTGGACCTGACTGCAATGGTGAGGAATGTTGTCCAGAAATATTCAATTTCTTTGCTATAAATCACAATCGGGTTGCAGTagcgtttttgtgtgtgtcaaagCTTGTGTCGGAGGCTCTGAGAAACCATGTCACGGGAACGGCAAGTGTGACGGCGACGGGACCCGAGGAGGGGACGGGAAGTGTACATGCGACGTCCAGTACACGGGAGACTTCTGCCTGGACTGCATCGACGGCTACTTCAACGAAGTGCGCAACGACACCTTCTCCCTATGCACGGGTATGACATAATCACCAAACGTCTTAccgtgcctttaaaaaaaaataactcactGAAGAATGAGCATCTCTTCTCCATTTATTAGAATGCCATTCCTCCTGCAAGACCTGCCGCGGCGGGGCAACCAATCAGGACTGTGACGAGTGCAAGGATGGCTGGGAGGAGGATGAGCAGGAAGCCTGCGTTGGTATATAAGAAGCTCATTTCAAGACAGAAACGGAACGTGATTACATCTCCAGAGGCATTTCGACACGGGgtcatgtgatttttattttttttattttttggcagatGTAGACGAGTGCGCCAAAAACTCGCCTCCATGTCAAGAAGATGAATACTGCGTCAACACGGAAGGCTCCTACTCCTGCAAGGGTAAAACGTGGCACGCACATCTCAAATCAGAGCTTCGAAATGAGCTCTTATGTTCCCGCAGGTTGCGATCAAGCGTGCACGGGATGCACTGGAGCCGGTGCAGATGAGTGCAAGGGGTGCGCCGGTGGCTACCAGGACATCGAGGGCACCTGCACAGGTTTGCGTGGTTTCTTTTGATGGATCCCAAATATCCACGTTGAAGGAAATGGGTGTCAGTCGTTCAGGAACTATGAAGATATAGCATTATACTTGAACAACAACAGAACTGCAGCTTCATCGTTTTtattggaccttttcattgtcggagtgtgacgatacgcttacgcaagtatcgctatatttgtagttaatatgcaGCCGCTACAAAGGCTCCATTggtcattacttattgagcaattacttggcgggcctcataagagtggcggggaaatggacgcaagtcttcaggtgaagactcatcagcttacttttacttgtggaagacattcaTCTGTCCCAacaactgactcacttttgcatatgtttctatgaaaaaatcagtattatatcttcaattttaacatttttaaaacatatctgatggtttgactttttgaagaacacaatttctgaggaatattgatttaattggattttatatttaagtaatttatttttgcaatgttacacaaactgTCAagattataaaatgaaacaacggACATGTTtaatgacaatagtgtttaagaaagacacaaacttgttgacagaaagtggtctcttttaaggcatttgtatttgtttaaataaaataatgtatatatatatatatatatgtgtatgtatgtgctaaagtactcactgggaagacaccagttttaatattgtgtttcagtgatggtacaaaaataaactattttctcattgacaAAACATCAGTTATGTCTTAAGTAAttattattgtggatttattacctgactaaTAAATCCATAATTATCGTGAGGTCCCCACCCCTATTGGGTAATAAAAGGGCTTaactctaacttttttttttttcctctttttttttttttttttttttttctcccctaacATTTATAAATggtaatgatttttgttttaataagacTCGACTGCCTTTTGGCCAGTTACTGAATCACTCCTCTTGAAATCTTACAATGtgtgagggagaaaaaaaaaaaagctttgattTATGTAGGGCTTACATAAATCAAAGCCTTACATAAATCAAAGGGtttttgaaatgctggaattaCTACTCTAGAAATGTTGTAAGATCTAtattcaaaattaaatcaatttaaTTCACTGGTGGTCTTGTATTTCCACTAGATATTGACGAGTGTTCGCAGGGTGAGTCACTGTGCACTAAGGAGCACCAGCGGTGTACAAATACCAAAGGCAGCTACAAGTGCGTCTGCTCCGTTGGCTACGAGGACCAAGATGGCGAATGTGTCCAAAAACCACAAGAAGGTTTGTGTCGTTCTTTGTCGGTGCTTGTAGAAGAAGTTCAAGTCATCACGTCTAAATCTTATTGTGTCATTAGAACAAGATGAGCCGGCAGTAAACGAGACAGACGAGAGTCTTCATGCGGAACTCTGATGTGGAATTGGACTGACCAGGAAATAAGATTTGACGCTgctcgttttttcttttttttttttttttcaataaaataaaaagcacttGGATAACTTATGAACAGAGGCGTAGTAGTTTGCCATTAGGTAAGGCAGGCAATTGCTTGGGGCAATGGGGCCCCTTAGCCACCAGGGGCCGCTAGAGGGCCAACAGATTTGACACAAACCTGCATGTCATTCACATTAGCAGGGCAGCAATGTCAATTGACTGTCTCAAATTCCCTGAGTCAggggtttttattttggggttttttcagTCAGCATTGAGTATACCCATttcttaccccccccccccccccccccccacacacacacacacacacactgattaGATTGGCTAACTTTTTGCATGCGGCCCGATGAGCCAATCTACGGCAGAGTTGGGCAGGTCATGTCCCGAGCCACAATGCCGACCCATGAATATTTAGATCAACTGAAATTTAGCAAACTGATTTGCCCTCACACACGTGATACTTGATCCCAATGTGGGTTCGATTCCCAGGATGGACACTGCGGTGACACACTAACTACACGCTCTTGTAGCTACAGGCTGGTACTGTACTTGATTTTTAAGTACCAATAAATTCAAACACAAATACGGGGTCACATATTTTAAGATTCAGCACAAAATACTGAAGTCTAACCAGacagtttcacttttttttttttttttttctattgtaatttgttttataatgtgctttttttgcctcctgataaatacattttacattatttcaGGAGGCTTGTGTTACCAAACTGTTCTTGCCAGGTCATTATAATTTCATTATTGTGAGCAAGTACAAATGACggatttttaattacatgtcaCCATTTTTTaagaggatgtttttttttttcccctctggactactttttaaaaaaaaaaaatggtgaaaattGAGAGTATAGCTACTTCTCCAGGGACCACTCCACCACTGCCGAGTTTTCATGCTATTTTTCTCCCCTGTGCTCAATCTAGCATTTGTCTTTatttgatgtttgaaagtaaataaatatgtttcaaATGAAGATGTGACCTAATCTTCAATGTCGACATTCATTGTCCAGCGCTCGGGAGAGGTGGATTTTTGTGGTAGTGATTATATATGACCAGAAGAGGGCAGTGTAACCATGAAAATGAACTACTCGCTCGAATTCTTTACTCAGTTTCATTGATTGGGAGCCAAAAACTCACCCAATCAAGCTGAAATACTTCTGGGGGACTCCCTCCTCGTCCAGACTGTAAATGAACTCACAAAGCCACAGATTTGGATTGCAATTTCACTCTTGGAGGCAGCACTTTTGATCCTTTTTGTCATTTAGTGTTGCGTAGCGGCACCACCAAACACAGATACATATCGCATTTTGATAACTTTATTCagccacaataaataaaatgttacaaagTCATCACATTATGTCATCATGACTTGCCTTCCATGATCACGACAACACACTATATTTACATTATCTTCAAAGCGTACGTGACTCGTAGGTAAGGGTGGAGGGTTCAGTGCATTCTTCTATCAGTCAATTCACCACAGATGAGTTTCTCTGATCTCAGCTATCACTTGGCTGGCTTTCTGCAATGCctgcacccccccaaaaaaaaaaaagcagagcagGACTGTTAAGGAACTTTCTATTGCTTCTGCAGGGACACGAAGACTCGAGCGGGATTTTACCTGCAGCATGTCGGCCGCTTCTTTGCGCCGCTGGGCCATGTCCTCCGACTCGGTCAGCAGGTCGTTGAGGAGGCCCGACTTGTACAGCTGACCCACCAGCTCGCTCTGGAGGCTGTCCTTCACATGGTTGACCAGGAAGTGCATCACCGCCTTGGGCACGCTGATGAGCAAGATTGGGTGGTTGGAAGCCAGTCAGAactcattcaaaataaaaaaaaaacatcatgatacAGTCAAAACGAAACGGTCTCTGGAAGCCCTCCCTCACCTGTCTTGGATGTTCTTGCGCACAATCAGAAAGTAGGACTTGATGAGGCGTTCGATGACCTCGCAGTCCCGCTGCTCACGAGACGACAGCTTCCTGGCTACCGGTACCGGCTACCAAGTTAAAAGACATGAGTCAACAAAGCGACGCGCCTCCTCGTAAACAAATCCGCAGCGtcgtgacaaaaaaacaaaaaaaaaaacaaaagaggacaAGTCACCACATCCAGCAGGTTGACGGCGCCCTTAAGAGGGCTTCCGGGGCCCGAGCCGGAGCCGTCCTCTCCTTTCTTGAGCATCCCTCTCCAGGCGCCTGCGCTGTCCTGATCTCCCTGCGGCCCTGCTGCTGGAGCCTACGATCAAGAAGGAGCACCGATGCAAATGCTAACATCAAAAAACAAACGGCATTCAACTAGACTGTGCGATCCATTGTCAGTCCGGTTAAGTTTGGCACCTCAAACaggctttcaaaacaaaacaaaaaacaaaaaagagttTGGACATCAAGGATAATACGTCAAAA is a genomic window containing:
- the creld2 gene encoding cysteine-rich with EGF-like domain protein 2, whose translation is MLPTGPELRLLGFLSCFVLLFQVTNAKRDLKSACVNCQRITENFQKGYEKTANQNFGGGNTAWEERKLSKYETSEIRLMEIVEGLCDSSSFECNQMLEEHEELLETWWFKRKTKHPDLHKWFCIDTIKVCCPKGTFGPDCNACVGGSEKPCHGNGKCDGDGTRGGDGKCTCDVQYTGDFCLDCIDGYFNEVRNDTFSLCTECHSSCKTCRGGATNQDCDECKDGWEEDEQEACVDVDECAKNSPPCQEDEYCVNTEGSYSCKGCDQACTGCTGAGADECKGCAGGYQDIEGTCTDIDECSQGESLCTKEHQRCTNTKGSYKCVCSVGYEDQDGECVQKPQEEQDEPAVNETDESLHAEL